One segment of Eretmochelys imbricata isolate rEreImb1 chromosome 5, rEreImb1.hap1, whole genome shotgun sequence DNA contains the following:
- the FOXE1 gene encoding forkhead box protein E1: protein MTAESQQPLCGASPAEPGLLIMPPAKAQPGPPEAGPRGAGRRRKRPAQRGKPPYSYIALIAMAIAHAPEQRLTLGGIYRFITERFPFYRDGPRKWQNSIRHNLTLNDCFVKVPREPGRPGKGNYWALDPAARRMFESGSFLRRRKRFKRSDLSTYPGAAPDGAFGAPAACYPAAPPAPRRLFGLGGPPGAQLAPQPARPLSPELAPAPASSCAFAGAAYASPGCAGGPGPYPYPGPGAPLPLTQGPYAQGSGQLYPPGRLALSASPQLGGDSRDFYGRMSPGPCPALAHGYSPGAQLGGPGAYLRHAPYPGAVERFVPAM from the coding sequence ATGACGGCGGAGAGCCAGCAGCCCCTGTGCGGGGCCAGCCCAGCCGAGCCCGGTCTCCTGATCATGCCCCCGGCGAAGGCGCAGCCGGGGCCCCCCGAGGCGGGGCCGCGGGGCGCCGGCCGGCGGCGGAAGCGGCCGGCacagcggggcaagcccccgtaCAGCTACATCGCGCTCATCGCCATGGCCATCGCGCACGCCCCGGAGCAGCGGCTCACGCTGGGCGGCATCTACCGCTTCATCACCGAGCGCTTCCCCTTCTACCGCGACGGGCCGCGCAAGTGGCAGAACAGCATCCGCCACAACCTGACGCTCAACGACTGCTTCGTCAAGGTGCCGCGGGAGCCGGGCCGCCCGGGCAAGGGCAACTACTGGGCGCTGGACCCGGCGGCCCGCCGCATGTTCGAGAGCGGCAGCTTCCTGCGCCGGAGGAAGCGCTTCAAGCGCAGCGACCTCTCCACCTACCCGGGCGCCGCGCCCGACGGGGCCTTCGGCGCCCCCGCCGCCTGCTACCCCGCCGCGCCGCCCGCCCCGCGCCGCCTCTTCGGCCTCGGGGGCCCGCCCGGCGCCCAGCTCGCCCCGCAGCCGGCCCGCCCGCTCAGCCCCGAGCTGGCCCCGGCCCCCGCCAGCTCCTGCGCCTTCGCTGGAGCCGCCTACGCCAGCCCGGGCTGCGCCGGGGGCCCCGGCCCCTACCCGTACCCGGGCCCCGGCGCGCCGCTGCCGCTCACCCAGGGGCCCTACGCGCAGGGCAGCGGCCAGCTGTACCCGCCCGGCCGCCTGGCCCTGTCCGCCTCGCCCCAGCTCGGCGGCGACAGCCGGGACTTCTACGGCCGCATGTCCCCCGGACCCTGCCCGGCGCTGGCCCACGGCTACAGCCCCGGCGCGCAGCTGGGCGGCCCCGGCGCCTACCTGCGCCATGCGCCCTACCCCGGCGCCGTGGAGAGGTTCGTCCCGGCCATGTGA